The following coding sequences are from one Salvia hispanica cultivar TCC Black 2014 chromosome 3, UniMelb_Shisp_WGS_1.0, whole genome shotgun sequence window:
- the LOC125211778 gene encoding ABSCISIC ACID-INSENSITIVE 5-like protein 7 isoform X4 — protein MGIQTMNSHVSGGGQQSHVQHHPLQRCNSWLGLTLDEVERHLLGNLAKPLGSMNLDELLKKVWTTDTGRSSGMESIETSPAASLQRQASWSLARAFTGKTVNEVWRDIQRGYKMSNVEGFGSQERTPPTLGEMTLEDFLVKAGMYVSNASTVSIEPMMSLDSALKSHKFSSQMRSLSPSPSIDDLSDTPLPGRKRMPGDLEKTIERRLRRKIKNRESAARSRARKQAYHNELVTKVSRLEEENSKLKKEKEFEQITTCEPCTLRFQLRRTSSF, from the exons ATGGGGATTCAGACTATGAATTCTCATGTGAGTGGTGGAGGGCAGCAATCTCATGTACAGCATCATCCACTGCAACGTTGCAACTCGTGGTTAGGCCTAACGCTAGACGAAGTTGAGAGGCACTTGCTAGGTAATTTGGCAAAGCCGTTAGGAAGCATGAACCTTGATGAGTTGCTCAAGAAAGTGTGGACCACTGATACTGGCCGCTCCTCTGGGATGGAGAGCATCGAAACATCCCCTGCAGCGTCACTGCAGCGCCAAGCCAGTTGGTCGCTTGCTAGGGCTTTCACAGGGAAGACGGTGAATGAGGTGTGGAGGGATATCCAGCGAGGGTATAAGATGAGCAATGTGGAGGGCTTTGGTAGCCAGGAAAGAACACCCCCGACCCTTGGTGAGATGACTTTGGAGGACTTTTTGGTGAAAGCGGGGATGTACGTGTCCAATGCTTCCACCGTTTCTATTGAACCCATGATGTCCTTGGATAGCGCACTCAAGTCCCACAAATTCTCATCTCAAATGAGGTCGTTGTCTCCTTCGCCTTCAATTGATGATTTGTCAGATACGCCATTGCCTGGCCGGAAGAGGATGCCTGGGGATCTTGAGAAGACCATCGAGAGGAGGCTAAGGCGAAAAATTAAGAACAGAGAGTCTGCTGCACGGTCACGTGCAAGGAAACAG GCCTACCACAATGAGTTGGTGACCAAGGTCTCACGACTTGAAGAGGAAAATTCAAAGCTTAAGAAGGAAAAG GAATTCGAACAGATAACCACATGTGAGCCCTGCACACTAAGGTTTCAGCTGCGAAGAACTTCTTCATTCTAA
- the LOC125211778 gene encoding ABSCISIC ACID-INSENSITIVE 5-like protein 7 isoform X3, translating to MGIQTMNSHVSGGGQQSHVQHHPLQRCNSWLGLTLDEVERHLLGNLAKPLGSMNLDELLKKVWTTDTGRSSGMESIETSPAASLQRQASWSLARAFTGKTVNEVWRDIQRGYKMSNVEGFGSQERTPPTLGEMTLEDFLVKAGMYVSNASTVSIEPMMSLDSALKSHKFSSQMRSLSPSPSIDDLSDTPLPGRKRMPGDLEKTIERRLRRKIKNRESAARSRARKQAYHNELVTKVSRLEEENSKLKKEKLILPSDCLGVKANGVRSTAILSTVISRIRTDNHM from the exons ATGGGGATTCAGACTATGAATTCTCATGTGAGTGGTGGAGGGCAGCAATCTCATGTACAGCATCATCCACTGCAACGTTGCAACTCGTGGTTAGGCCTAACGCTAGACGAAGTTGAGAGGCACTTGCTAGGTAATTTGGCAAAGCCGTTAGGAAGCATGAACCTTGATGAGTTGCTCAAGAAAGTGTGGACCACTGATACTGGCCGCTCCTCTGGGATGGAGAGCATCGAAACATCCCCTGCAGCGTCACTGCAGCGCCAAGCCAGTTGGTCGCTTGCTAGGGCTTTCACAGGGAAGACGGTGAATGAGGTGTGGAGGGATATCCAGCGAGGGTATAAGATGAGCAATGTGGAGGGCTTTGGTAGCCAGGAAAGAACACCCCCGACCCTTGGTGAGATGACTTTGGAGGACTTTTTGGTGAAAGCGGGGATGTACGTGTCCAATGCTTCCACCGTTTCTATTGAACCCATGATGTCCTTGGATAGCGCACTCAAGTCCCACAAATTCTCATCTCAAATGAGGTCGTTGTCTCCTTCGCCTTCAATTGATGATTTGTCAGATACGCCATTGCCTGGCCGGAAGAGGATGCCTGGGGATCTTGAGAAGACCATCGAGAGGAGGCTAAGGCGAAAAATTAAGAACAGAGAGTCTGCTGCACGGTCACGTGCAAGGAAACAG GCCTACCACAATGAGTTGGTGACCAAGGTCTCACGACTTGAAGAGGAAAATTCAAAGCTTAAGAAGGAAAAG CTTATTCTACCTTCAGATTGTCTTGGTGTGAAAGCAAATGGGGTTCGTTCGACAGCTATACTGTCAACTGTGATATCCC GAATTCGAACAGATAACCACATGTGA
- the LOC125211778 gene encoding ABSCISIC ACID-INSENSITIVE 5-like protein 7 isoform X2 produces the protein MGIQTMNSHVSGGGQQSHVQHHPLQRCNSWLGLTLDEVERHLLGNLAKPLGSMNLDELLKKVWTTDTGRSSGMESIETSPAASLQRQASWSLARAFTGKTVNEVWRDIQRGYKMSNVEGFGSQERTPPTLGEMTLEDFLVKAGMYVSNASTVSIEPMMSLDSALKSHKFSSQMRSLSPSPSIDDLSDTPLPGRKRMPGDLEKTIERRLRRKIKNRESAARSRARKQAYHNELVTKVSRLEEENSKLKKEKLPLMNRVHLILRDCLGVKANGVRSTAILSTVISRIRTDNHM, from the exons ATGGGGATTCAGACTATGAATTCTCATGTGAGTGGTGGAGGGCAGCAATCTCATGTACAGCATCATCCACTGCAACGTTGCAACTCGTGGTTAGGCCTAACGCTAGACGAAGTTGAGAGGCACTTGCTAGGTAATTTGGCAAAGCCGTTAGGAAGCATGAACCTTGATGAGTTGCTCAAGAAAGTGTGGACCACTGATACTGGCCGCTCCTCTGGGATGGAGAGCATCGAAACATCCCCTGCAGCGTCACTGCAGCGCCAAGCCAGTTGGTCGCTTGCTAGGGCTTTCACAGGGAAGACGGTGAATGAGGTGTGGAGGGATATCCAGCGAGGGTATAAGATGAGCAATGTGGAGGGCTTTGGTAGCCAGGAAAGAACACCCCCGACCCTTGGTGAGATGACTTTGGAGGACTTTTTGGTGAAAGCGGGGATGTACGTGTCCAATGCTTCCACCGTTTCTATTGAACCCATGATGTCCTTGGATAGCGCACTCAAGTCCCACAAATTCTCATCTCAAATGAGGTCGTTGTCTCCTTCGCCTTCAATTGATGATTTGTCAGATACGCCATTGCCTGGCCGGAAGAGGATGCCTGGGGATCTTGAGAAGACCATCGAGAGGAGGCTAAGGCGAAAAATTAAGAACAGAGAGTCTGCTGCACGGTCACGTGCAAGGAAACAG GCCTACCACAATGAGTTGGTGACCAAGGTCTCACGACTTGAAGAGGAAAATTCAAAGCTTAAGAAGGAAAAG TTACCTTTGATGAACAGAGTCCATTTGATCTTGAGGG ATTGTCTTGGTGTGAAAGCAAATGGGGTTCGTTCGACAGCTATACTGTCAACTGTGATATCCC GAATTCGAACAGATAACCACATGTGA
- the LOC125211778 gene encoding ABSCISIC ACID-INSENSITIVE 5-like protein 7 isoform X5, whose amino-acid sequence MGIQTMNSHVSGGGQQSHVQHHPLQRCNSWLGLTLDEVERHLLGNLAKPLGSMNLDELLKKVWTTDTGRSSGMESIETSPAASLQRQASWSLARAFTGKTVNEVWRDIQRGYKMSNVEGFGSQERTPPTLGEMTLEDFLVKAGMYVSNASTVSIEPMMSLDSALKSHKFSSQMRSLSPSPSIDDLSDTPLPGRKRMPGDLEKTIERRLRRKIKNRESAARSRARKQAYHNELVTKVSRLEEENSKLKKEKLPLMNRVHLILRGIRTDNHM is encoded by the exons ATGGGGATTCAGACTATGAATTCTCATGTGAGTGGTGGAGGGCAGCAATCTCATGTACAGCATCATCCACTGCAACGTTGCAACTCGTGGTTAGGCCTAACGCTAGACGAAGTTGAGAGGCACTTGCTAGGTAATTTGGCAAAGCCGTTAGGAAGCATGAACCTTGATGAGTTGCTCAAGAAAGTGTGGACCACTGATACTGGCCGCTCCTCTGGGATGGAGAGCATCGAAACATCCCCTGCAGCGTCACTGCAGCGCCAAGCCAGTTGGTCGCTTGCTAGGGCTTTCACAGGGAAGACGGTGAATGAGGTGTGGAGGGATATCCAGCGAGGGTATAAGATGAGCAATGTGGAGGGCTTTGGTAGCCAGGAAAGAACACCCCCGACCCTTGGTGAGATGACTTTGGAGGACTTTTTGGTGAAAGCGGGGATGTACGTGTCCAATGCTTCCACCGTTTCTATTGAACCCATGATGTCCTTGGATAGCGCACTCAAGTCCCACAAATTCTCATCTCAAATGAGGTCGTTGTCTCCTTCGCCTTCAATTGATGATTTGTCAGATACGCCATTGCCTGGCCGGAAGAGGATGCCTGGGGATCTTGAGAAGACCATCGAGAGGAGGCTAAGGCGAAAAATTAAGAACAGAGAGTCTGCTGCACGGTCACGTGCAAGGAAACAG GCCTACCACAATGAGTTGGTGACCAAGGTCTCACGACTTGAAGAGGAAAATTCAAAGCTTAAGAAGGAAAAG TTACCTTTGATGAACAGAGTCCATTTGATCTTGAGGG GAATTCGAACAGATAACCACATGTGA
- the LOC125211778 gene encoding ABSCISIC ACID-INSENSITIVE 5-like protein 7 isoform X1, producing MGIQTMNSHVSGGGQQSHVQHHPLQRCNSWLGLTLDEVERHLLGNLAKPLGSMNLDELLKKVWTTDTGRSSGMESIETSPAASLQRQASWSLARAFTGKTVNEVWRDIQRGYKMSNVEGFGSQERTPPTLGEMTLEDFLVKAGMYVSNASTVSIEPMMSLDSALKSHKFSSQMRSLSPSPSIDDLSDTPLPGRKRMPGDLEKTIERRLRRKIKNRESAARSRARKQAYHNELVTKVSRLEEENSKLKKEKLPLMNRVHLILRAYSTFRLSWCESKWGSFDSYTVNCDIPNSNR from the exons ATGGGGATTCAGACTATGAATTCTCATGTGAGTGGTGGAGGGCAGCAATCTCATGTACAGCATCATCCACTGCAACGTTGCAACTCGTGGTTAGGCCTAACGCTAGACGAAGTTGAGAGGCACTTGCTAGGTAATTTGGCAAAGCCGTTAGGAAGCATGAACCTTGATGAGTTGCTCAAGAAAGTGTGGACCACTGATACTGGCCGCTCCTCTGGGATGGAGAGCATCGAAACATCCCCTGCAGCGTCACTGCAGCGCCAAGCCAGTTGGTCGCTTGCTAGGGCTTTCACAGGGAAGACGGTGAATGAGGTGTGGAGGGATATCCAGCGAGGGTATAAGATGAGCAATGTGGAGGGCTTTGGTAGCCAGGAAAGAACACCCCCGACCCTTGGTGAGATGACTTTGGAGGACTTTTTGGTGAAAGCGGGGATGTACGTGTCCAATGCTTCCACCGTTTCTATTGAACCCATGATGTCCTTGGATAGCGCACTCAAGTCCCACAAATTCTCATCTCAAATGAGGTCGTTGTCTCCTTCGCCTTCAATTGATGATTTGTCAGATACGCCATTGCCTGGCCGGAAGAGGATGCCTGGGGATCTTGAGAAGACCATCGAGAGGAGGCTAAGGCGAAAAATTAAGAACAGAGAGTCTGCTGCACGGTCACGTGCAAGGAAACAG GCCTACCACAATGAGTTGGTGACCAAGGTCTCACGACTTGAAGAGGAAAATTCAAAGCTTAAGAAGGAAAAG TTACCTTTGATGAACAGAGTCCATTTGATCTTGAGGG CTTATTCTACCTTCAGATTGTCTTGGTGTGAAAGCAAATGGGGTTCGTTCGACAGCTATACTGTCAACTGTGATATCCC GAATTCGAACAGATAA
- the LOC125211778 gene encoding ABSCISIC ACID-INSENSITIVE 5-like protein 7 isoform X7 — MGIQTMNSHVSGGGQQSHVQHHPLQRCNSWLGLTLDEVERHLLGNLAKPLGSMNLDELLKKVWTTDTGRSSGMESIETSPAASLQRQASWSLARAFTGKTVNEVWRDIQRGYKMSNVEGFGSQERTPPTLGEMTLEDFLVKAGMYVSNASTVSIEPMMSLDSALKSHKFSSQMRSLSPSPSIDDLSDTPLPGRKRMPGDLEKTIERRLRRKIKNRESAARSRARKQAYHNELVTKVSRLEEENSKLKKEKISHVTTHVSLFYLQIVLV; from the exons ATGGGGATTCAGACTATGAATTCTCATGTGAGTGGTGGAGGGCAGCAATCTCATGTACAGCATCATCCACTGCAACGTTGCAACTCGTGGTTAGGCCTAACGCTAGACGAAGTTGAGAGGCACTTGCTAGGTAATTTGGCAAAGCCGTTAGGAAGCATGAACCTTGATGAGTTGCTCAAGAAAGTGTGGACCACTGATACTGGCCGCTCCTCTGGGATGGAGAGCATCGAAACATCCCCTGCAGCGTCACTGCAGCGCCAAGCCAGTTGGTCGCTTGCTAGGGCTTTCACAGGGAAGACGGTGAATGAGGTGTGGAGGGATATCCAGCGAGGGTATAAGATGAGCAATGTGGAGGGCTTTGGTAGCCAGGAAAGAACACCCCCGACCCTTGGTGAGATGACTTTGGAGGACTTTTTGGTGAAAGCGGGGATGTACGTGTCCAATGCTTCCACCGTTTCTATTGAACCCATGATGTCCTTGGATAGCGCACTCAAGTCCCACAAATTCTCATCTCAAATGAGGTCGTTGTCTCCTTCGCCTTCAATTGATGATTTGTCAGATACGCCATTGCCTGGCCGGAAGAGGATGCCTGGGGATCTTGAGAAGACCATCGAGAGGAGGCTAAGGCGAAAAATTAAGAACAGAGAGTCTGCTGCACGGTCACGTGCAAGGAAACAG GCCTACCACAATGAGTTGGTGACCAAGGTCTCACGACTTGAAGAGGAAAATTCAAAGCTTAAGAAGGAAAAG ATTTCTCATGTAACTACCCATGTTAGCTTATTCTACCTTCAGATTGTCTTGGTGTGA
- the LOC125211778 gene encoding ABSCISIC ACID-INSENSITIVE 5-like protein 7 isoform X10 — protein MGIQTMNSHVSGGGQQSHVQHHPLQRCNSWLGLTLDEVERHLLGNLAKPLGSMNLDELLKKVWTTDTGRSSGMESIETSPAASLQRQASWSLARAFTGKTVNEVWRDIQRGYKMSNVEGFGSQERTPPTLGEMTLEDFLVKAGMYVSNASTVSIEPMMSLDSALKSHKFSSQMRSLSPSPSIDDLSDTPLPGRKRMPGDLEKTIERRLRRKIKNRESAARSRARKQAYHNELVTKVSRLEEENSKLKKEKIVLV, from the exons ATGGGGATTCAGACTATGAATTCTCATGTGAGTGGTGGAGGGCAGCAATCTCATGTACAGCATCATCCACTGCAACGTTGCAACTCGTGGTTAGGCCTAACGCTAGACGAAGTTGAGAGGCACTTGCTAGGTAATTTGGCAAAGCCGTTAGGAAGCATGAACCTTGATGAGTTGCTCAAGAAAGTGTGGACCACTGATACTGGCCGCTCCTCTGGGATGGAGAGCATCGAAACATCCCCTGCAGCGTCACTGCAGCGCCAAGCCAGTTGGTCGCTTGCTAGGGCTTTCACAGGGAAGACGGTGAATGAGGTGTGGAGGGATATCCAGCGAGGGTATAAGATGAGCAATGTGGAGGGCTTTGGTAGCCAGGAAAGAACACCCCCGACCCTTGGTGAGATGACTTTGGAGGACTTTTTGGTGAAAGCGGGGATGTACGTGTCCAATGCTTCCACCGTTTCTATTGAACCCATGATGTCCTTGGATAGCGCACTCAAGTCCCACAAATTCTCATCTCAAATGAGGTCGTTGTCTCCTTCGCCTTCAATTGATGATTTGTCAGATACGCCATTGCCTGGCCGGAAGAGGATGCCTGGGGATCTTGAGAAGACCATCGAGAGGAGGCTAAGGCGAAAAATTAAGAACAGAGAGTCTGCTGCACGGTCACGTGCAAGGAAACAG GCCTACCACAATGAGTTGGTGACCAAGGTCTCACGACTTGAAGAGGAAAATTCAAAGCTTAAGAAGGAAAAG ATTGTCTTGGTGTGA
- the LOC125211778 gene encoding ABSCISIC ACID-INSENSITIVE 5-like protein 7 isoform X6 has product MGIQTMNSHVSGGGQQSHVQHHPLQRCNSWLGLTLDEVERHLLGNLAKPLGSMNLDELLKKVWTTDTGRSSGMESIETSPAASLQRQASWSLARAFTGKTVNEVWRDIQRGYKMSNVEGFGSQERTPPTLGEMTLEDFLVKAGMYVSNASTVSIEPMMSLDSALKSHKFSSQMRSLSPSPSIDDLSDTPLPGRKRMPGDLEKTIERRLRRKIKNRESAARSRARKQAYHNELVTKVSRLEEENSKLKKEKLPLMNRVHLILRDFSCNYPC; this is encoded by the exons ATGGGGATTCAGACTATGAATTCTCATGTGAGTGGTGGAGGGCAGCAATCTCATGTACAGCATCATCCACTGCAACGTTGCAACTCGTGGTTAGGCCTAACGCTAGACGAAGTTGAGAGGCACTTGCTAGGTAATTTGGCAAAGCCGTTAGGAAGCATGAACCTTGATGAGTTGCTCAAGAAAGTGTGGACCACTGATACTGGCCGCTCCTCTGGGATGGAGAGCATCGAAACATCCCCTGCAGCGTCACTGCAGCGCCAAGCCAGTTGGTCGCTTGCTAGGGCTTTCACAGGGAAGACGGTGAATGAGGTGTGGAGGGATATCCAGCGAGGGTATAAGATGAGCAATGTGGAGGGCTTTGGTAGCCAGGAAAGAACACCCCCGACCCTTGGTGAGATGACTTTGGAGGACTTTTTGGTGAAAGCGGGGATGTACGTGTCCAATGCTTCCACCGTTTCTATTGAACCCATGATGTCCTTGGATAGCGCACTCAAGTCCCACAAATTCTCATCTCAAATGAGGTCGTTGTCTCCTTCGCCTTCAATTGATGATTTGTCAGATACGCCATTGCCTGGCCGGAAGAGGATGCCTGGGGATCTTGAGAAGACCATCGAGAGGAGGCTAAGGCGAAAAATTAAGAACAGAGAGTCTGCTGCACGGTCACGTGCAAGGAAACAG GCCTACCACAATGAGTTGGTGACCAAGGTCTCACGACTTGAAGAGGAAAATTCAAAGCTTAAGAAGGAAAAG TTACCTTTGATGAACAGAGTCCATTTGATCTTGAGGG ATTTCTCATGTAACTACCCATGTTAG
- the LOC125211778 gene encoding ABSCISIC ACID-INSENSITIVE 5-like protein 7 isoform X9: MGIQTMNSHVSGGGQQSHVQHHPLQRCNSWLGLTLDEVERHLLGNLAKPLGSMNLDELLKKVWTTDTGRSSGMESIETSPAASLQRQASWSLARAFTGKTVNEVWRDIQRGYKMSNVEGFGSQERTPPTLGEMTLEDFLVKAGMYVSNASTVSIEPMMSLDSALKSHKFSSQMRSLSPSPSIDDLSDTPLPGRKRMPGDLEKTIERRLRRKIKNRESAARSRARKQAYHNELVTKVSRLEEENSKLKKEKLAHAGRFSYL, from the exons ATGGGGATTCAGACTATGAATTCTCATGTGAGTGGTGGAGGGCAGCAATCTCATGTACAGCATCATCCACTGCAACGTTGCAACTCGTGGTTAGGCCTAACGCTAGACGAAGTTGAGAGGCACTTGCTAGGTAATTTGGCAAAGCCGTTAGGAAGCATGAACCTTGATGAGTTGCTCAAGAAAGTGTGGACCACTGATACTGGCCGCTCCTCTGGGATGGAGAGCATCGAAACATCCCCTGCAGCGTCACTGCAGCGCCAAGCCAGTTGGTCGCTTGCTAGGGCTTTCACAGGGAAGACGGTGAATGAGGTGTGGAGGGATATCCAGCGAGGGTATAAGATGAGCAATGTGGAGGGCTTTGGTAGCCAGGAAAGAACACCCCCGACCCTTGGTGAGATGACTTTGGAGGACTTTTTGGTGAAAGCGGGGATGTACGTGTCCAATGCTTCCACCGTTTCTATTGAACCCATGATGTCCTTGGATAGCGCACTCAAGTCCCACAAATTCTCATCTCAAATGAGGTCGTTGTCTCCTTCGCCTTCAATTGATGATTTGTCAGATACGCCATTGCCTGGCCGGAAGAGGATGCCTGGGGATCTTGAGAAGACCATCGAGAGGAGGCTAAGGCGAAAAATTAAGAACAGAGAGTCTGCTGCACGGTCACGTGCAAGGAAACAG GCCTACCACAATGAGTTGGTGACCAAGGTCTCACGACTTGAAGAGGAAAATTCAAAGCTTAAGAAGGAAAAG CTTGCACATGCTGGAAGGTTCAGTTACCTTTGA
- the LOC125211778 gene encoding ABSCISIC ACID-INSENSITIVE 5-like protein 7 isoform X8, which translates to MGIQTMNSHVSGGGQQSHVQHHPLQRCNSWLGLTLDEVERHLLGNLAKPLGSMNLDELLKKVWTTDTGRSSGMESIETSPAASLQRQASWSLARAFTGKTVNEVWRDIQRGYKMSNVEGFGSQERTPPTLGEMTLEDFLVKAGMYVSNASTVSIEPMMSLDSALKSHKFSSQMRSLSPSPSIDDLSDTPLPGRKRMPGDLEKTIERRLRRKIKNRESAARSRARKQAYHNELVTKVSRLEEENSKLKKEKVMDMNQPQIKF; encoded by the exons ATGGGGATTCAGACTATGAATTCTCATGTGAGTGGTGGAGGGCAGCAATCTCATGTACAGCATCATCCACTGCAACGTTGCAACTCGTGGTTAGGCCTAACGCTAGACGAAGTTGAGAGGCACTTGCTAGGTAATTTGGCAAAGCCGTTAGGAAGCATGAACCTTGATGAGTTGCTCAAGAAAGTGTGGACCACTGATACTGGCCGCTCCTCTGGGATGGAGAGCATCGAAACATCCCCTGCAGCGTCACTGCAGCGCCAAGCCAGTTGGTCGCTTGCTAGGGCTTTCACAGGGAAGACGGTGAATGAGGTGTGGAGGGATATCCAGCGAGGGTATAAGATGAGCAATGTGGAGGGCTTTGGTAGCCAGGAAAGAACACCCCCGACCCTTGGTGAGATGACTTTGGAGGACTTTTTGGTGAAAGCGGGGATGTACGTGTCCAATGCTTCCACCGTTTCTATTGAACCCATGATGTCCTTGGATAGCGCACTCAAGTCCCACAAATTCTCATCTCAAATGAGGTCGTTGTCTCCTTCGCCTTCAATTGATGATTTGTCAGATACGCCATTGCCTGGCCGGAAGAGGATGCCTGGGGATCTTGAGAAGACCATCGAGAGGAGGCTAAGGCGAAAAATTAAGAACAGAGAGTCTGCTGCACGGTCACGTGCAAGGAAACAG GCCTACCACAATGAGTTGGTGACCAAGGTCTCACGACTTGAAGAGGAAAATTCAAAGCTTAAGAAGGAAAAG GTAATGGACATGAACCAGCCACAAATCAAGTTTTGA